TTGCTAAGATTAAAGATGTACTTACTAAAGAAGGTGCAGAGATTCTTGCAACTGATGATATGGGTATGAAAAAACTTGCTTACCAAGTTCAGAAAAGTGACAGAGGTTACTACACTGTTGTTTACTTTAAAGCTGAAGGTTCTGTTATCACAGAGCTAGAGAGAAACCTTAGAATCAACGAAGACGTGATCAAGTTCCTCACAGTAAAATATACAAACAACAGAGAGATGGCACAATTCAACAAACTTGTTGAATCAGCGAACAAAAGCGTAGCTAAAGAAGCGTAAGCCACACGCACATAACTAGGAGCAACCCTATGTACAATAAAGTTATTTTGGCAGGAAACCTGGCTAGAGATATTGAGATCCGTTATACACAAGGCGGAAGTGCTATCGGAAAAACTGCGATCGCAACCAGTAGAAGGTTCAAATCTCAAACAGGTGAACAAAAAGAAGAGGTAATGTTCATTGATCTTACTTTCTTTGGAAGAACTGCTGAGATAGCAAACCAGTACTTACGTAAGGGAAGCAAAGTTTTAGTAGATGGTAGACTGACACTTGATCAGTGGACAGCACAAGACGGCAGCAAAAGAAGCAAACACTCTATCACGGTAGA
This Sulfurovum zhangzhouensis DNA region includes the following protein-coding sequences:
- the rpsF gene encoding 30S ribosomal protein S6 — translated: MNCYETLFVVKPTLTEEETAAQVAKIKDVLTKEGAEILATDDMGMKKLAYQVQKSDRGYYTVVYFKAEGSVITELERNLRINEDVIKFLTVKYTNNREMAQFNKLVESANKSVAKEA
- the ssb gene encoding single-stranded DNA-binding protein — its product is MYNKVILAGNLARDIEIRYTQGGSAIGKTAIATSRRFKSQTGEQKEEVMFIDLTFFGRTAEIANQYLRKGSKVLVDGRLTLDQWTAQDGSKRSKHSITVENLQMLGSKDEIGSEGSYQNAMPTDNYAQPEPSYNAPSQPQSAPQQQSNHTIPEIDISEDEIPF